A genomic region of Candidatus Eisenbacteria bacterium contains the following coding sequences:
- a CDS encoding TonB-dependent receptor, which yields MRNLPLFIAAALLLAAAGPSWARQPDPPTVLRGRVFDTAGAPLANARVRVLDPAIETFTDFQGSFLLAVPAPPSAPCVVEASRADYRASRQAVARLDAGEALEFRLERRPIPVPQVEVTTTRAVERKSAVGFTELDRAGVSEKYWAQDVPMLLAGTPSVFAYSDAGNGVGYSYVRVRGFSQRRVAVSINGVPENDPESHEVYWVDHPDLLASTSLLQVQRGAGTVLSGASAVGGSINLETPLVTPERAFRLSAGYGSFNTRRYAAEYESGLFEDRYAVSARYSRILSDGYRDQSWSSLWSYFLSAVRLDKGLTSRLNIYGGPEQLHLAYYGVDRPYLDGAVSGDRDRDRRYNPLEWKGETDNFFEPHYELIQSARLSDAATLTSTLFLYTGEGYYDDMPWGPQDLASRHLPTFEVADSALFPSGYYEADTAGNPVRLPDGKFRVTASELTQRLWVQNQHYGWVPRVRLAHAGGRGELTVGGEARGHSGRHFGELTWARALAPGVEPNQRMYDYTGHVRVLSAFAQETYLARPDLRVTASLQLRSTRYAVDQDRFNGYDFALDYTFLNPRVAANWNLDPRWHAFASFARVAAEPILGEIYRADDPSSKPLFGELDPARGIYNDPLIHPERMNDFEAGGGYRSGAAYARLTAFWMDFRDEIVPNGQVDRYGVPITGNAARSSHRGIELEGSWRASFGLSIEGNLTVSRNRFGAYLEHVDSATTNDYSGNVIAGFPGRMANLTLAWRRGGSRVGLTLAGVGTQYLDNTEDNRRTPELRAVPGYAARIVPGYALLNASATLDLGALAGARGLLLDLRANNLLDRRHETSGYVYGDVPYFYPAATRNVYAAVKAEF from the coding sequence ATGCGTAACCTCCCACTGTTCATTGCTGCGGCGCTGCTGCTCGCGGCCGCGGGCCCTTCGTGGGCCCGCCAACCGGATCCTCCCACGGTTCTCCGCGGGCGGGTCTTCGATACCGCCGGCGCGCCGCTCGCCAACGCGCGGGTCCGGGTGCTCGACCCCGCCATCGAGACCTTCACCGACTTCCAGGGGAGCTTCCTGCTGGCCGTGCCCGCGCCTCCCTCCGCGCCGTGCGTGGTGGAGGCGTCCCGGGCGGACTACAGGGCTTCGCGCCAGGCCGTCGCGCGCCTCGACGCCGGCGAGGCGCTCGAGTTCCGCCTGGAGCGCCGCCCCATCCCGGTTCCCCAGGTGGAAGTCACCACCACGCGGGCCGTGGAACGGAAGTCCGCCGTGGGCTTCACCGAGCTGGACCGCGCCGGGGTCTCGGAGAAGTACTGGGCCCAGGACGTCCCGATGCTGCTGGCCGGGACCCCCAGCGTGTTCGCCTACTCCGACGCCGGCAACGGCGTGGGCTATTCCTACGTGCGGGTGCGCGGCTTCTCCCAGCGCCGGGTGGCGGTGAGCATCAACGGTGTGCCCGAGAACGACCCCGAGTCTCACGAGGTGTACTGGGTGGATCACCCGGACCTGCTGGCCAGCACCTCGCTGCTGCAGGTGCAGCGCGGCGCCGGCACGGTGCTCTCGGGCGCCAGTGCGGTGGGCGGCTCCATCAACCTCGAAACCCCGCTGGTCACGCCGGAGCGCGCCTTCCGGCTCTCCGCCGGCTATGGCAGCTTCAACACGCGGCGCTACGCCGCGGAGTACGAGTCGGGGCTGTTCGAGGACCGCTACGCGGTTTCCGCGCGTTACTCCCGCATCCTGAGCGACGGCTACCGCGACCAGTCGTGGTCCAGCCTGTGGTCGTACTTCCTCTCGGCGGTGCGTCTCGACAAGGGCCTCACCTCGCGGCTGAACATCTACGGCGGGCCGGAGCAGCTCCACCTGGCCTACTACGGCGTGGATCGCCCGTACCTCGACGGGGCCGTGAGCGGGGACCGCGACCGGGACCGCCGGTACAACCCGCTGGAGTGGAAGGGCGAGACCGACAACTTCTTCGAGCCGCACTACGAGCTGATCCAGAGCGCGCGGCTCTCCGACGCGGCCACGCTCACCTCCACGCTGTTCCTGTACACCGGCGAGGGCTACTACGACGACATGCCGTGGGGCCCGCAGGACCTGGCCTCGCGCCACTTGCCCACCTTCGAGGTGGCGGACTCCGCGCTCTTTCCCTCGGGGTACTACGAGGCGGACACCGCGGGAAACCCCGTGCGCCTGCCGGACGGGAAGTTCCGGGTCACCGCGTCCGAGCTCACCCAACGGCTGTGGGTGCAGAACCAGCACTACGGCTGGGTGCCGCGGGTGAGGTTGGCGCACGCCGGCGGCCGCGGCGAGCTGACCGTGGGCGGCGAGGCCCGCGGGCACAGCGGGCGCCACTTCGGCGAGCTCACGTGGGCGAGGGCGCTGGCCCCGGGCGTGGAGCCCAACCAGCGGATGTACGACTACACGGGCCACGTGCGGGTGCTCTCGGCGTTCGCGCAGGAGACATACCTTGCGCGCCCCGACCTGCGGGTCACCGCCAGCCTTCAGCTGCGCAGCACGCGCTACGCGGTGGACCAGGACCGCTTCAACGGCTACGACTTCGCGCTCGACTACACCTTCCTGAACCCGCGCGTGGCGGCGAACTGGAACCTGGACCCGCGCTGGCACGCGTTCGCCAGCTTCGCCCGCGTGGCGGCCGAGCCCATCCTGGGTGAGATCTACCGGGCCGACGATCCCTCCAGCAAGCCGCTCTTCGGCGAGCTGGACCCCGCGCGGGGCATCTACAACGACCCGCTGATCCACCCGGAGAGGATGAACGACTTCGAGGCGGGTGGCGGCTACCGCTCGGGGGCGGCCTACGCGCGCCTGACGGCATTCTGGATGGACTTCCGCGACGAGATCGTGCCCAACGGGCAGGTGGACCGCTATGGCGTGCCCATCACCGGCAACGCGGCGCGCTCCTCCCACCGCGGGATCGAGCTGGAAGGCTCGTGGCGCGCGAGCTTCGGGCTCTCGATCGAAGGCAACCTGACCGTGAGCCGCAACCGCTTCGGCGCGTACCTGGAGCACGTGGACTCGGCCACCACCAACGATTACTCGGGCAACGTCATCGCGGGCTTCCCCGGCCGGATGGCGAACCTCACCTTGGCCTGGCGGCGCGGCGGGTCGCGCGTGGGCCTCACGCTGGCGGGCGTGGGCACGCAGTACCTCGACAACACCGAGGACAACCGCAGGACGCCGGAACTGCGCGCCGTCCCCGGCTACGCCGCGCGGATCGTGCCGGGCTACGCCCTGCTGAACGCCTCGGCGACGCTGGACCTGGGGGCGCTGGCGGGCGCACGGGGCCTGCTGCTGGACTTGCGCGCCAACAACCTGCTCGACAGGCGCCACGAGACGTCCGGTTACGTGTACGGCGACGTGCCGTACTTCTACCCGGCGGCCACCCGCAACGTGTACGCCGCGGTGAAGGCGGAGTTCTGA
- a CDS encoding acetate--CoA ligase family protein, whose translation MPPTMNTLDPFFTPRGVVVVGASRDEGKLGYGVVRNLVESGFRGAMHFVNPKADQILGHPCWRSISDVPDPADLAVIIVPAEKVPEVLEQCGARGIRGAIVVSGGFGETDAHGRQLERRSLEISRRHGIRLIGPNCIGVIHTHLPVNTTFLISKPVRGDVAFVSQSGAICQAVIDWGAGMGFGFSYVASLGNQADVSEHEMLGALARDERTRVITMYLEGVKDGVAFLRAAELASRAKPLVALKVGRTAAGRKAVSSHTGALAGQAAAYVAAFERSGVLRAGSVEDLFGWAKALAWSPPMKGDRVAVLTNAGGPGILAADSIEDFGLKLASLAEPTVQAMRAVAHPHAALHNPVDMLASGGPADYARFLPPLLADPGVDAVLVISVPPPIGDQAPVAEAVVAATRHAGKPVVVAVMGDATVGDTLRVLRAAHIPDYKFPEHAASALAALHKRQAFLDRPPHRAPVLEGVNAPAVGRLLRDAPGELLLGTAATEVVAAYGLRGPAETLARTADEAAAWAAKNGFPVAIKVASADISHKSDVGGVVLGVADEAAAREAFRRVTEAGRKAVPAAHIDGATVQRMVLTGQEVIVGAVRDEQFGALAMFGAGGVEVEGAKDVAFGLCPLSRGEAEAMIDATFAGRRLRGFRNIAPADREAALDALLRLSRLAADFPEISEMEVNPLRVQRPGEGAVAVDVRVKLAGAKAGEPPAEAETVGSAPVAGKTARGAPLASK comes from the coding sequence ATGCCCCCGACCATGAACACGCTCGATCCATTCTTCACCCCTCGAGGCGTGGTGGTGGTCGGCGCCAGCCGGGACGAGGGGAAGCTGGGTTACGGGGTGGTGCGGAATCTCGTGGAATCGGGCTTCCGCGGCGCCATGCATTTCGTCAACCCAAAGGCCGACCAGATCCTCGGGCATCCCTGCTGGCGCTCCATCTCCGATGTGCCCGATCCCGCCGATCTCGCCGTGATCATCGTGCCCGCCGAGAAGGTCCCGGAGGTGCTGGAGCAGTGCGGCGCCCGGGGCATTCGCGGGGCGATCGTGGTTTCGGGCGGGTTCGGCGAGACCGATGCGCACGGCCGGCAGCTGGAGCGGCGCTCGCTGGAGATCTCACGGCGGCACGGCATCCGCCTCATCGGGCCCAACTGCATCGGGGTCATCCACACCCACCTTCCGGTCAACACCACCTTCCTGATCAGCAAGCCCGTGCGCGGCGACGTCGCGTTCGTGTCCCAGTCGGGCGCCATCTGCCAGGCGGTGATCGACTGGGGCGCGGGCATGGGCTTCGGGTTCTCCTACGTGGCGTCCTTGGGCAACCAGGCGGATGTCTCGGAGCACGAGATGCTGGGGGCGCTGGCGCGCGACGAGCGCACCCGCGTGATCACCATGTACCTCGAGGGCGTGAAGGACGGGGTGGCATTCCTGCGCGCCGCGGAGCTGGCGTCGCGCGCCAAGCCCCTGGTGGCGCTCAAGGTGGGGCGCACCGCGGCGGGGCGCAAGGCGGTGTCGTCGCACACCGGCGCGCTGGCGGGGCAGGCGGCCGCCTACGTCGCGGCGTTCGAACGCAGCGGCGTGCTGCGCGCGGGCTCGGTGGAGGACCTGTTCGGGTGGGCCAAGGCGCTGGCGTGGAGTCCGCCGATGAAGGGCGACCGCGTGGCGGTGCTCACCAACGCGGGCGGGCCGGGCATCCTGGCGGCGGACTCCATCGAGGATTTCGGATTGAAGCTGGCCTCCCTGGCCGAGCCCACCGTGCAGGCCATGCGCGCGGTGGCGCATCCGCACGCGGCGCTCCACAACCCGGTGGACATGCTGGCCTCGGGCGGCCCGGCGGACTACGCGAGGTTTCTGCCGCCGCTGCTGGCCGATCCCGGCGTGGACGCGGTGCTGGTGATCAGCGTGCCGCCGCCCATCGGCGACCAGGCCCCGGTGGCCGAGGCGGTGGTCGCGGCCACCCGGCACGCGGGCAAGCCGGTGGTCGTGGCGGTGATGGGCGACGCCACCGTGGGCGACACGCTGCGCGTGCTGCGGGCGGCGCACATCCCCGACTACAAGTTCCCGGAGCACGCGGCCTCGGCGCTCGCGGCGCTGCACAAGCGACAGGCGTTCCTCGACCGCCCGCCGCACCGTGCGCCGGTCCTGGAGGGCGTGAATGCCCCGGCGGTGGGCCGGCTGCTGCGCGACGCCCCCGGCGAGCTGCTGCTGGGCACCGCCGCCACCGAGGTGGTGGCCGCCTACGGGCTGCGCGGCCCCGCGGAGACGCTGGCGCGAACGGCGGACGAGGCCGCCGCGTGGGCCGCGAAGAACGGCTTCCCGGTGGCGATCAAGGTGGCCTCCGCCGACATCTCGCACAAGTCCGACGTGGGTGGCGTGGTGCTGGGCGTGGCCGACGAGGCGGCGGCGCGCGAGGCGTTCCGACGCGTCACCGAGGCCGGACGCAAGGCCGTGCCGGCCGCGCACATCGATGGCGCCACGGTGCAGCGGATGGTCCTCACCGGTCAGGAAGTGATCGTGGGCGCGGTTCGCGACGAGCAGTTCGGTGCGCTGGCCATGTTCGGCGCCGGCGGGGTGGAGGTGGAAGGGGCGAAGGACGTGGCGTTTGGCCTCTGTCCGCTGTCGCGCGGCGAAGCCGAGGCGATGATCGACGCCACGTTCGCGGGGCGGCGCCTGCGCGGGTTCCGCAACATCGCCCCCGCGGACCGCGAGGCCGCGCTGGATGCCCTGCTGCGTCTCTCGCGCCTGGCCGCCGATTTCCCCGAGATCTCCGAGATGGAGGTGAACCCGCTGCGGGTGCAGCGCCCCGGGGAGGGTGCCGTGGCGGTGGACGTGCGGGTGAAGCTGGCCGGCGCGAAGGCCGGGGAGCCGCCGGCCGAGGCCGAAACCGTTGGATCCGCGCCGGTCGCGGGGAAGACGGCCCGCGGGGCGCCGCTGGCCTCGAAGTGA
- a CDS encoding TolC family protein, producing the protein MASASDANPDSALARTLAGIPGSPITLDQAVALALQHATQAREAGAGLDAARGALRRERGVFDPELYASAQKSHDERPSASPFLGSAGVQSDESRVAGGARMRTRLGTELDLSLGTVRLESNPSFSSLNPGYTTVGALTFTQPLLKGFGPSARKRLASAEHGMLAAEALYDDATLAVRSQVEQVYWDLYAAGRDLAVQQLSRNRAAAFLKEAELRARAGLAGPVEPANARVFLAEQEQAVLDREERLDQVSDQLGSLMGRRPEGGSRFRPATEPPGDFTVEPEDTLVARALRDNGVVRAARQSEESARALARGARWDALPRLDVFGTLAANGVAGTGHDIIFGADTLHNSATGGFGDTWDQVRKRQYPAWVAGVRVSVPIGFRQDGGERDRLRSEAERARQQRLAAERALEERVRAASRELRHATRRLEAARGGAEASTEQVRIGSLEYQAGRTTAFEIVRLRADLAAAQQRYSQALVRAAKAVAELRRLTGAGFPAATHP; encoded by the coding sequence ATGGCGTCCGCTTCGGACGCCAACCCCGACAGCGCCCTGGCGCGCACGCTCGCCGGCATCCCGGGCTCGCCCATCACGCTGGACCAGGCGGTGGCGCTGGCGCTGCAGCACGCCACACAGGCCCGCGAAGCCGGCGCCGGCCTGGACGCCGCCCGGGGCGCGCTGCGTCGCGAGCGGGGAGTATTCGACCCCGAGCTCTACGCCAGCGCGCAGAAGTCGCACGACGAGCGGCCCAGCGCCTCGCCGTTCCTGGGCAGCGCCGGGGTGCAGAGCGACGAGAGCCGCGTGGCCGGCGGCGCCCGCATGCGCACGCGCCTGGGCACCGAGCTGGACCTGTCGCTGGGAACGGTGCGCCTGGAGAGCAACCCGTCGTTCTCCTCGCTCAACCCCGGATACACCACGGTGGGCGCGCTCACCTTCACACAGCCGCTGCTGAAGGGTTTCGGGCCCTCCGCGCGCAAGCGGCTGGCGTCCGCCGAACATGGAATGCTCGCCGCCGAGGCGCTCTACGACGACGCCACGCTGGCGGTGCGCTCCCAGGTGGAGCAGGTCTACTGGGACCTGTACGCCGCGGGCCGCGACCTGGCGGTGCAGCAGCTCAGCCGCAACCGCGCCGCGGCATTCCTCAAGGAGGCCGAGCTGCGCGCCCGCGCGGGACTGGCGGGGCCGGTGGAGCCGGCCAACGCGCGCGTCTTCCTGGCGGAGCAGGAGCAGGCGGTGCTGGACCGCGAGGAGCGGCTGGACCAGGTGTCCGACCAACTGGGCTCCTTGATGGGTCGCCGACCCGAGGGCGGGTCGCGCTTTCGTCCCGCCACCGAGCCACCCGGGGACTTCACCGTGGAGCCCGAGGACACGCTGGTGGCCCGGGCGCTCCGCGACAACGGAGTGGTGCGCGCCGCGCGGCAGTCCGAGGAGTCGGCGCGGGCCCTGGCGCGAGGCGCACGCTGGGACGCGCTGCCGCGGCTGGACGTGTTCGGCACGCTGGCCGCCAACGGCGTCGCGGGCACCGGGCACGACATCATCTTCGGCGCCGACACGCTGCACAACAGCGCCACCGGCGGCTTCGGTGACACCTGGGACCAGGTGCGCAAGCGGCAATACCCGGCGTGGGTGGCGGGGGTGCGCGTCTCGGTGCCCATCGGGTTCCGGCAGGACGGCGGCGAGCGCGACCGGCTGCGCTCCGAGGCCGAGCGGGCCCGCCAGCAGCGGCTGGCCGCGGAGCGGGCGCTCGAGGAGCGGGTGCGCGCCGCCTCGCGCGAACTGCGCCACGCCACGCGGCGGCTCGAGGCCGCGCGCGGAGGGGCCGAGGCCTCCACCGAGCAGGTGCGCATCGGCTCCCTGGAATACCAGGCGGGCCGGACCACCGCCTTCGAAATCGTGCGCCTGCGGGCCGACCTGGCCGCCGCGCAGCAACGTTACTCCCAGGCCCTGGTGCGGGCCGCGAAGGCCGTCGCCGAACTGCGCCGGCTCACCGGGGCCGGTTTCCCCGCCGCGACCCACCCGTGA
- a CDS encoding sodium:solute symporter family protein, whose protein sequence is MDLALIGAYAAFLLYVGVRLFGTARRETAEYLVMGRTLALPSFVATLVTTWYGGILGVGEYSYRYGISNWLVFGAPYYLGAALFAMFLARRARRSRLYSVPDQLHRAYGRSAGLAGAAVLQILSSPAPYVLMLGVLIQMLFGGPLWVAVLVGTFFGTAYSLRGGMRSVVNADNVQFVLMFAGFMVALPLLAARFGGWGFLKTHLPAAHFTWHGGNSAQYVFVWYFIALQTLVEPTFYQRAFAAKDEATAQRGVLISILFWALFDFLSTFTGMYARALLPHLPNPAQSYPALALAFLPPFLQGLFYLGLLATVMSTVDGYTFIGGVNFGRDLVWRWRREPDERRVNAYVQAGFVFTAVVAVALALFFQSAVDLWHDVGSVGVPALLVPLAASYSERFRMRPGFALASMLLSGGTSLAWLLPARLSGATAGYALGLEPIYAGLSVSVILYAADTMGRGRTSGSRLPIPPPGR, encoded by the coding sequence GTGGACCTGGCGCTGATCGGCGCCTACGCCGCGTTCCTGCTGTACGTGGGCGTGCGGCTGTTCGGCACGGCCCGTCGGGAAACCGCCGAGTACCTGGTGATGGGCCGCACCCTGGCGCTGCCCTCGTTCGTGGCCACGCTGGTCACGACGTGGTATGGCGGCATCCTGGGCGTGGGCGAGTACAGCTATCGCTACGGCATCTCGAACTGGCTGGTGTTCGGGGCGCCCTACTACCTGGGGGCTGCGCTGTTCGCGATGTTCCTGGCGCGGCGGGCGCGGCGCTCGCGGCTGTATTCCGTTCCCGACCAGCTGCACCGCGCCTACGGCCGGTCCGCGGGGCTGGCCGGCGCGGCGGTGCTTCAGATCCTCTCCTCCCCCGCGCCCTACGTGCTGATGCTCGGCGTGCTGATCCAGATGCTGTTCGGCGGGCCGCTGTGGGTGGCGGTGCTGGTGGGCACCTTCTTCGGCACCGCCTACTCGCTGCGCGGCGGCATGCGCTCCGTGGTCAACGCGGACAACGTGCAGTTCGTGCTGATGTTCGCCGGCTTCATGGTGGCCCTGCCGCTGCTGGCGGCCCGCTTCGGGGGCTGGGGCTTCCTCAAGACCCACCTGCCCGCCGCGCACTTCACCTGGCATGGCGGCAATTCCGCGCAGTACGTGTTCGTGTGGTACTTTATCGCGCTGCAGACGCTGGTGGAGCCCACCTTCTACCAGCGGGCCTTCGCCGCGAAGGACGAGGCCACCGCGCAGCGGGGGGTGCTGATTTCCATCCTGTTCTGGGCGCTGTTCGACTTTCTGTCCACCTTCACCGGCATGTACGCGCGGGCCCTGCTCCCGCACCTCCCCAACCCGGCGCAGTCCTACCCGGCGCTGGCGCTGGCGTTCCTGCCCCCGTTCCTGCAGGGCCTGTTCTACCTGGGGCTGCTGGCCACGGTGATGTCCACCGTGGACGGTTACACCTTCATCGGCGGGGTGAACTTCGGGCGCGACCTCGTGTGGCGCTGGCGGCGCGAGCCGGACGAGCGGCGGGTGAACGCCTACGTGCAGGCGGGCTTCGTGTTCACGGCGGTGGTGGCCGTGGCGCTGGCGCTGTTCTTCCAGTCCGCGGTGGACCTGTGGCACGACGTGGGCTCGGTGGGCGTGCCCGCGCTGCTGGTGCCGCTGGCGGCCTCCTACAGCGAGCGCTTCCGGATGCGGCCCGGCTTCGCCCTGGCCTCGATGCTCCTGAGCGGCGGGACCTCCCTGGCGTGGCTGCTGCCGGCCCGGCTCTCCGGGGCGACTGCTGGATACGCGCTGGGGCTGGAGCCGATCTACGCGGGGTTGAGCGTGAGCGTGATCCTGTATGCCGCGGACACGATGGGGCGCGGGCGCACTTCCGGGAGCCGCTTGCCCATCCCGCCGCCCGGCCGCTAG
- a CDS encoding efflux RND transporter periplasmic adaptor subunit, with amino-acid sequence MKIPGRTLVATALLAALAGCGPRGGGFQMPPTPVEVAEAKVEGVTDRFEAVGTLEAAEQVTLVSEIDASVVGISYREGETVRRGGLIAQLDDSQLRAEVNRAEALRVQGSVAFARVKSIVEQNAGSQQDLDNAAAALKVAEANLDVAKARLAKTRIVAPFDGRVGARRVSQGAFLRSGQPIADIAQLSELRVKFSAPERYLGVLRQGAPVTVSTPAVPGSEVRGRIDVIDPVLDPGTRNARITARIANPGGRFLPGMSANVSVVLAARPAALTVPSEAVFEEGDQSVVYVVQPDSTVLKTNLTLGSRQAGAVEVVKGLEAGALVVRAGHQKLFPGAKVMPMTAEMLKMMSAGGPPGGKPGAGAPGKPGGAPAAGSKTAAPGKAAGTKR; translated from the coding sequence ATGAAGATTCCCGGAAGAACCCTGGTCGCGACCGCCCTGCTGGCCGCGCTGGCCGGCTGCGGCCCGCGCGGTGGCGGATTCCAGATGCCGCCGACGCCCGTGGAAGTCGCGGAGGCGAAGGTCGAGGGCGTGACGGACCGCTTCGAGGCCGTGGGCACGCTCGAGGCCGCCGAGCAGGTGACGCTGGTCTCCGAGATTGACGCCTCGGTGGTGGGCATCTCCTATCGCGAGGGCGAGACGGTGCGCCGCGGCGGCCTGATCGCCCAGCTCGACGACTCGCAGCTCCGCGCGGAAGTGAACCGCGCCGAGGCGCTGCGCGTGCAGGGCAGCGTGGCCTTCGCCCGCGTGAAGTCCATCGTGGAGCAGAATGCCGGCTCCCAGCAGGACCTGGACAACGCCGCCGCCGCCCTCAAGGTGGCGGAGGCCAACCTGGACGTGGCGAAGGCCCGGCTGGCCAAGACCCGCATCGTCGCACCCTTCGACGGGCGCGTGGGCGCGCGACGGGTGAGCCAGGGGGCGTTCCTGCGCAGCGGACAGCCCATCGCCGACATCGCGCAGCTGAGCGAGCTGCGGGTGAAGTTCTCCGCACCGGAGCGCTACCTGGGCGTGCTGCGCCAGGGCGCGCCGGTGACGGTGTCCACGCCCGCGGTGCCCGGCTCCGAGGTGCGCGGGCGGATCGACGTCATCGACCCGGTGCTGGACCCGGGCACGCGCAACGCGCGCATCACCGCGCGGATCGCCAACCCCGGCGGCCGGTTCCTGCCGGGCATGTCCGCGAACGTCTCGGTGGTGCTGGCGGCGCGGCCCGCCGCGCTGACCGTGCCCAGCGAGGCGGTGTTCGAGGAGGGCGACCAGTCGGTCGTCTACGTGGTGCAGCCCGACAGCACGGTGCTCAAGACGAACCTCACGCTGGGCAGCCGCCAGGCCGGTGCCGTGGAAGTGGTGAAGGGCCTGGAGGCCGGCGCGCTGGTGGTGCGCGCGGGGCACCAGAAGCTCTTCCCGGGGGCCAAGGTGATGCCCATGACCGCCGAGATGCTCAAGATGATGAGCGCCGGCGGCCCGCCGGGCGGCAAGCCCGGCGCCGGCGCCCCCGGCAAGCCCGGTGGCGCCCCCGCGGCCGGCAGCAAGACGGCGGCACCCGGCAAGGCGGCGGGAACGAAGCGATGA
- a CDS encoding PaaI family thioesterase has product MENLQDKYAPRNRCYGCGPDNPEGLQIKSVVEGDEVVCRWKPKPHHLAYEGAVNGGICGTLLDCHSNWTAAWHLMNQAGADTVPCTVTAEFHVKLRKPTPMDAVLELRAKVVESTPDRAWVETTLFANGVPTATCRGLFVAVKEGHPAFHRW; this is encoded by the coding sequence ATGGAGAACCTACAGGACAAGTACGCGCCCCGGAATCGCTGCTACGGCTGCGGCCCGGACAATCCCGAGGGACTGCAGATCAAGAGTGTCGTCGAGGGCGACGAGGTGGTGTGCCGCTGGAAGCCGAAGCCGCACCACCTGGCCTACGAAGGCGCGGTCAACGGTGGCATCTGCGGCACGCTGCTGGACTGCCACAGCAACTGGACCGCCGCGTGGCACCTGATGAACCAGGCCGGCGCCGACACCGTGCCCTGCACCGTCACCGCGGAATTCCACGTCAAGCTGCGCAAGCCCACGCCGATGGACGCGGTGCTGGAGCTGCGCGCCAAGGTGGTGGAATCCACGCCCGACCGCGCCTGGGTGGAGACCACGCTCTTCGCCAACGGGGTGCCCACCGCCACCTGCCGCGGGCTCTTCGTGGCGGTGAAGGAAGGCCACCCGGCTTTTCATCGCTGGTAA
- a CDS encoding thiamine diphosphokinase, whose translation MKNLRTAVILANGTPPGADLLRPAVASAALFVCADGGADAARALGVTPHAIVGDLDSITPETLAHYHDVPVHRDTDTSRTDFEKAVELVLARGPFEQIRVFGAGAGRLDHILGNLSVLLRYLGRAPLVLEDEHGRSWAAAGDVRLVEPAGTVVSFFALGEPAEGVSTEGLRYPLSGARLEMGAQDSVSNVVEAMPAWIRVARGRILVTIVTRA comes from the coding sequence ATGAAGAACCTTCGAACGGCGGTGATCCTGGCCAACGGCACGCCCCCCGGAGCGGACCTGCTCCGCCCGGCGGTGGCGTCCGCCGCGCTGTTCGTGTGCGCCGATGGCGGCGCAGACGCCGCGCGCGCCCTGGGCGTGACGCCCCACGCCATCGTGGGAGACCTGGACTCCATCACCCCGGAGACTCTCGCCCACTACCACGACGTGCCCGTGCACCGCGACACCGACACCTCGCGCACCGACTTCGAGAAAGCGGTGGAGTTGGTGCTGGCCCGCGGCCCCTTCGAGCAGATCCGGGTATTCGGGGCCGGCGCCGGGCGTCTGGATCACATCCTCGGGAACCTCTCGGTGCTGCTGCGCTACCTGGGCCGTGCGCCGCTGGTGCTCGAGGACGAGCACGGACGATCCTGGGCCGCCGCCGGTGACGTGCGCCTGGTGGAGCCGGCGGGTACGGTGGTGTCCTTCTTCGCGCTCGGCGAACCCGCCGAGGGGGTGAGCACCGAGGGGCTGCGCTACCCCTTGAGCGGCGCGCGCCTGGAGATGGGCGCGCAGGACTCGGTCTCCAACGTGGTGGAGGCCATGCCCGCGTGGATTCGCGTGGCGCGCGGGCGGATCCTGGTGACGATCGTGACGCGGGCCTGA
- a CDS encoding PEP-CTERM sorting domain-containing protein, with the protein MKHLVIAAAVAVLVGALAGPAGAMMLQDLGLTNGGDSQELTPVAPGNVPSFATTLSTPIGSSPSVGEGGGGQPSEGWITPTVVDPLCNPASPVPEPATLTLLGMGVLAMSRFRKR; encoded by the coding sequence ATGAAGCATCTTGTTATCGCTGCGGCAGTTGCGGTTCTGGTTGGAGCCCTCGCCGGCCCCGCCGGCGCGATGATGCTGCAGGATCTGGGCCTGACCAACGGCGGGGACAGCCAGGAGCTGACGCCCGTGGCCCCGGGCAATGTCCCGTCATTCGCGACCACGCTCTCCACGCCCATCGGCAGCTCTCCCAGCGTGGGTGAGGGCGGCGGCGGCCAGCCGTCGGAAGGCTGGATCACGCCGACGGTCGTCGACCCGCTGTGCAACCCTGCCTCGCCGGTGCCCGAGCCCGCCACCCTCACGCTGCTGGGCATGGGCGTGCTGGCGATGAGCAGGTTCCGCAAGCGCTAG